A segment of the Cellvibrio sp. KY-YJ-3 genome:
ATCCATAGAAAGTACCTATAAAAAATCTTCCCAAGAAGAATGCAACACCCAAGTAGTATCAACCGCTTGATCAGGTGAGAGAGATCGCCGGGGCCGCCCCAAGCAGCGGCCCCGGTTTCAAAAGCAGTTAAAAAACCAATATGGCAGAACTACTGCCATCGCACGGAAGCGCATCAGAATAAAAGCCAATCAACCATCATAAGAAGATTCTGAGCAGCACAACAATCACGAGGTTTTGAGACTATGCAACAATCCACCCACAGGCTATCGCTCCGCGAGAAAATTGGTTACTCGATGGGCGATGCAGCGGCGAACTTTGTTTGGCGCAGCGGTTTTTTTATCCCGGTGTTTTACACCGACACTTTCGGCCTTGCCGCCGCACACGCCACGATTTTGATTCTGCTGGTGCGTTTATCGGACGGTATTACCGATATCATGATGGGCTCCATCGCCGATCGCACCAATACCAAACAAGGTAAATTTCGCCCGTGGATTTTATGGTCCACACCTTTCCTTGCGCTGTTTCTCGCACTGATTTTTACCACCCCCGATTTCAGTTATACCGGCAAAGTGATTTACGCCTTTGTCATTTATTTCTGCTTAACACTCGCCTACACCGCCAATAATGTGCCCTACGGTGCACTCATGGGGGTAATGACCGATAGCGTAAAAGAACGGGCCAGCCTCTCCAGCTTCCGTTTCATTGGCGCCTTCGCAGGCGGTTTGCTCGTAATGAGCACCCTGCCCTTTTTGGTGGAACGCCTGGGCGACGGCAGCGAAGCACAGGGCTACCAGCGCACCATGCTGATTTTCGCCGCACTGCTGATTGTGTTCCTACTTATTACCTACAAAACCACCAAAGAACGTATTAAACCGCCCGTGCAGTTAAACAAACCCTTCTGGGAAGAAATGAAGGATTTATTTTGTAACCTGCCGGTGATTTTAATTCCGGTCTTCGGCATCAGCGTCTTTATTATCAGCCTCGCGATGGAAAACTGGACTGCAGTGCATAAAACGATTGCTGCCATAGTCATGCTTGGCAGCTTTGCTTACACCATGCAGCTGCGTAAAACCTTGATTAATCGACCCAGCGAAACCCTCACCAACACCCAAAAAGATATGGCGGATCTGCTCACCAACAAGCCGTGGCTCATCCTCCTCGCTGTGGGCATTATGTTTGGCTTGTTCACCGTAGTGCGCCCCAGTGCGGCCAGCTATTACTTCAAATACTTCCTCAATCGCCCGGATCTAATTGGCTACTATTTTGCCATCACTCTGGTGGCCTCCCTGGCAGCAGCGGTGGCCACGGGTTGGCTCTCCCGTCATTTTAATAAACGCACCCTGATGATTGCCGCCTTTACCCTGGGCGCGCTATTTAACGGCGCGATTTATTTTATTAACCCACAACAAATTACCGCGATGATGATTTTGGCCACCATCGGCGAATTTTTTGCGGGCATGATGCCAGTATTATTTTTCAGCATGCTGGGCGACACAGTGGATTATTCCGAATGGAAAAATGGCCGTCGCGCCACCGGCCTGATCTATTCCGCCGGCACCTTTATCAACAAAACCGGCCATGGGTTTGCAGGCGCCATGGTGCTGATTGTGCTCACACTCTACGGCTATCAAGCAACAAACCCGGAGGCTATTACCGGCTCTATCCAAGGCATGATTTTATTAATGAGCGCCATTCCTGCCGCCATCGGTGTGCTCGGCACCATTTTTGTACTCTGGTATCCGCTGGATGATAAAACCATGAAAGGTATCGAAAGTGATCTTATTACCCGCCGCGAGGCCAATGCCGGGTAAAACTAGCGCGAGATGAACTTGCTGCAAGGCAAAAAACTTGCCTAAGAAAAGCCCCGCTCTAATCAGCGGGGCTTTTTTTGGAGAAGATTTTTATTCCACCGGATTTCGATTAGACAAAGAGAGCAGTTAATGCGGAGCGTGTTGATCAAACCCGGCGGAGTAACGGGCAATCCATTCCAACGCAGCCTCTTCGCTCGTTAAGTTGCGCCCCTTAAGCGCCAAACGCTGACGGTAATCCTCAATCTGGCAGACCTGCTCAACCATGCGCGTGCGAAAAAATTCATCGTCGCTGGTAAACCTGACACCCACTTCATAACTGTCGGGCGCCTGCTCACGCCGCCACACAATCACACCACTGCCATGGTAATCGGGGTTGGTTATTGGAATATCAAACTCTACTCGCGTACCCACTTTCACGGGCTTATCGGTAATAAAACACAGCCCGCCGGCGCTGAGATTGCGCACCCGCACGCGGGCATCATCATCGCCACCGGCGCAAACTTGAATGGGAATGGAGGTAGGGTGCCGAATAAATGTGCGCATAGAAACTCACCACTTTTGAACAGGAGTTCTTAAAGTGTAATGCAGCAACTCCAGGCGTTAGGACGAGATTTTCATCAAAACCCCAGTGCTTTAGAACTAAAAAAACTGTGCTAGGAATGACGCAAAAAAACGGATGCTCGCTGATAAACAAAACGACGCCACAGCCATTCCAGTGGCCCGCTATAAAAGTAACGCAACCACAACACCGCAAATACACACTGCAATATCCACACGCTGAATATCACCAGCAGCAGTTGCGACAGCGCTAACTGGCCGTACCATCCAAGGCCATAACCGTAAAAAATGCTGGTGAAAATGAGCGTCTGCATAATGTAAATAGTCAGCGCCATGCGCCCCACCGCCATCAACACCGCACGACAAACAGGCCACACCAAGGTTCGGGCCCAACGGGCAATCAACAGCGCATAGGCTATAGCCAATACACCGCTGGCAAACATTTGTAACTCCATGCCCAGCGTCAAGGCATACTGGGAGGTAAAACCACTGGCGCGATTAGCCAACAGCGTCAATAACATTAGCAGCGCGCCCAACAACAAAGTTACCACCAGCAAACGCGATGAATTAGCAGGCGCTTGCGCCGAGAAATAACCGCGCCGCGCAAGTACCACTCCCACCAACATCATCGAACAGGGAAACCAACCGCCAAATACTGCGATGAGCTGCATACTCAAGGCATCAGCAAATCGACGCGACGCTTGCTGCCACCAACCTTGTTGGTAATGCGCCACCTCTTCCGCAAGCGCCGCCTCATCAAACATGTAACTCAACTCTTGCCAAACATCGGCAGGCAACCAAAACATGCCACCATAAAGCAACGCCTGAATCGCAAACAGAATGAGCGCGGTGAACATTAATTTTCTGTCACCCCAATATCGCCAACGCCACACCACAAAGCTAAATAGCGCGTAAGTCACCAACACGTCACCATCCCACAACAAATAACCGTGTGCAGCGCCGAAGACCAGCAGCGAAATGCTTCGACGCCACTGCAAATTATTGAGTTCAGAATCGGTGAGTGCCTGCTTATCGGCAGCAAAAAGCCAGAGGCTCGCACCAAAGGCCAGACTCAACAGGGCGATAAATTTTGTATCGGCAAAAAAATAAATGAGGTACCAACACCACTGCTCAAAGTTGCTGTAGTG
Coding sequences within it:
- a CDS encoding PilZ domain-containing protein, yielding MRTFIRHPTSIPIQVCAGGDDDARVRVRNLSAGGLCFITDKPVKVGTRVEFDIPITNPDYHGSGVIVWRREQAPDSYEVGVRFTSDDEFFRTRMVEQVCQIEDYRQRLALKGRNLTSEEAALEWIARYSAGFDQHAPH
- a CDS encoding DUF418 domain-containing protein, which gives rise to MSIHESGTANAAAQLPDAPIACPVQVRVPTLDLLRGIAVLGILLVNIYSFALPEVVRLDASLMQHYSNFEQWCWYLIYFFADTKFIALLSLAFGASLWLFAADKQALTDSELNNLQWRRSISLLVFGAAHGYLLWDGDVLVTYALFSFVVWRWRYWGDRKLMFTALILFAIQALLYGGMFWLPADVWQELSYMFDEAALAEEVAHYQQGWWQQASRRFADALSMQLIAVFGGWFPCSMMLVGVVLARRGYFSAQAPANSSRLLVVTLLLGALLMLLTLLANRASGFTSQYALTLGMELQMFASGVLAIAYALLIARWARTLVWPVCRAVLMAVGRMALTIYIMQTLIFTSIFYGYGLGWYGQLALSQLLLVIFSVWILQCVFAVLWLRYFYSGPLEWLWRRFVYQRASVFLRHS
- a CDS encoding MFS transporter, with product MQQSTHRLSLREKIGYSMGDAAANFVWRSGFFIPVFYTDTFGLAAAHATILILLVRLSDGITDIMMGSIADRTNTKQGKFRPWILWSTPFLALFLALIFTTPDFSYTGKVIYAFVIYFCLTLAYTANNVPYGALMGVMTDSVKERASLSSFRFIGAFAGGLLVMSTLPFLVERLGDGSEAQGYQRTMLIFAALLIVFLLITYKTTKERIKPPVQLNKPFWEEMKDLFCNLPVILIPVFGISVFIISLAMENWTAVHKTIAAIVMLGSFAYTMQLRKTLINRPSETLTNTQKDMADLLTNKPWLILLAVGIMFGLFTVVRPSAASYYFKYFLNRPDLIGYYFAITLVASLAAAVATGWLSRHFNKRTLMIAAFTLGALFNGAIYFINPQQITAMMILATIGEFFAGMMPVLFFSMLGDTVDYSEWKNGRRATGLIYSAGTFINKTGHGFAGAMVLIVLTLYGYQATNPEAITGSIQGMILLMSAIPAAIGVLGTIFVLWYPLDDKTMKGIESDLITRREANAG